AAATGGTATGGTCACCGGATGCAGGTGAGGGGCATGGCTGTGGACTCTCCAGTACATGAGCACCAGCAAGCTCCGAACCAGGGCATAATAGAGGGCAAAATAAAAAGCGCCGCCGCTGAAGACCCCTTCAATCGAGCCGGCCAGAAGAATCAGGAAAAATATCTGTGCCAGGGTCAGCAAGCGCTGTGGCGTATCGTCAGGATCAAAGCGGTTGGCAAAGAGAGTGTGGCCGGTCCAAGCCCACCAGACCGGGATGAAAAGAAAGATAAATTCAAACACTGCCCAAACCGTCAAATGGTTTGCGGCATGATCGGCCAGGGAGTGGACAAGACGGGCTATGACAACGACGTAGATCAGGTCGTAGAAGAGTTCCAGCCAGGTCGCTTTGCGTCCCGATTCGTCTGTCCTGAGAGCCATTTGAGCAGGCATGGTTCCTCCCTGAAAGCCCGGGATATCCCAACAGGTGGTTGCAGAACTCTGCTTGGAGCCCAAAGGAACGACAGCCGGCAGACCTGCTGATATGCTCAGCTGCCGTTCCTTGGGAACAGCTATTTGACGTGGTGCGGATTCTTGGCCGCCTGTGGGGCTTTATGGACCATGGTATAGGCATAATCGATGCCATCACCGTAAGCGCCGCCATGCTTGCGGAAGATATTCAGGACCGCATCGTAGTGCTCCTTGTTGGCCCAGTCGCGTTGGAACTCAAGCACCGTCGCGACGCTGGTCATCGGCACCGCCCCGGCTTGCACCGTCCGCCGCATTGCTGCGTCGTGGGCAATGGCGGAAGTCGCTCCGCAGGCGTCCTCGACGATATAAACATTATAGCCTTCCGCCAGCATATTCAGAGTCGGCCAGGCAACACAGACTTCGGTCCAGAGGCCGGCAATAACGATATTTTTTTTCCCAGTCGCCTTGACCGCGGCACGAAACTTCTCATCGTCCCAGGAATTCATGCTGCTGCGTTCCACCGGCTGCTGGCCGGGGAAAACGTCCATCAGCTCCGGCCAGACGTACCCACTGAAAGATTCGGTTTCAACTGCGGTGAGAATGACCGGGACCTTATATTCCTTGGCCCCCTTGGCCAGCATCACCACATTATTGAGCAGCAACTGCCGGTCGATATTCGCCACTCCGAAAGTCATTTGTGGCTGATGATCGATAAAGACGACCGCGCAGTTATCCGCTGTCAATAGTCCGCCATCAGTATGTGCAAGAATATTTGCCATGATGTATCTCTCCTCTTCTTGCGGGTTCCCGCTTCAAGGACGCAACCGTTGCGTCCAGTCCTGCAATGCTGCCAGCTGCTGCACGATCAGTTCCTGGGCTTTCTCATCGATCAGATTGCCATCAGGATCAAAGCTGTTACCGAAGGCGCTGCAGAAGATCTCCGGTCTGTTCAACGGATGCAGATTAAGAAACACACACACCTGCCGCAAATGATACTGAGCCCGCCCAGATTTCATGCCGCCGCCGGAGCCCATGATCGCCGCCGGCTTGCCGCTCAGCAGGTGATTGTCCGGCTCGCGCGAGGCCCAGTCCAGGGCGTTCTTCAGCGCCGGGGCCAGGGAATAATTGTATTCCGGGCAGGCGAACAGCAGGGCGTCGGCCTGTTCGAAATCGGCCAGCAGCGTCTGGACCGCCTGGGGCTTTTCCTGATAATCGGCATTGTAAAACGGCACCTCGGCCAGCTCGGCGATTTTGATCTCCACCCCGGCCGGGGCATGCTGTTGAGCGTAGCGCAACAATCCCATATTGGTTGACTGACGTCGCAGACTGCCGCAGATACCGAGAATTTTCAGGCTTTTCATGGTTGACTCCTTTTGCTTGCTGGGTAGCATCCGGAAACTCCGGATGCCAATGCATAAGTTTTCAGATTGGAAACGAGCAATTTTCCGTTGTGGCTAGGCCATCAAGGGCTTCTGCGGAGGCGTAGTTCTTTACGCCGCACAAATAAGCCCGCAGATTGCCACCGCCACGGCGAAAAAGGCCGTTCCCGGATGACAACTTGCTAAGCGTTATTTCATGGCCACTTCAATGCACAGCACTTCGGCTGCGCCGGCGGCATGGATTGGGACATCCCCGTCAGCAACCAGGCCGAACCCGTCCCGTGGTTCAAGGGCTTGTCCGGCGATGGTCAGCTGACCGCTGATCACAAAAAAGTACTGCCCCGTCCCCTGCTGATGGGGAGAATAGTGCAGCGAAGCACCGGCTTCCAGACTGGCCATGGATAACCAGGCGTCCTGATTGATCCAGATGGCAGCCGCTTCTTTCTCCGGGGACACCAGGGTCTGAAAGCGGTTGCGGCGCTCGCTCCGCTCAAAACGCTGCTGTCCATAGCGGGGGGGGATATCTTGCTCTTTGGGCTTGATCCAGATCTGCAGAAAGTTGACCTCCTCGCTGGAGGACGCGTTATATTCCGAGTGAACCAGGCCCGCTCCCGCCGACATCACCTGGACGTCGCCGGCCATGATGACATGCTTGTTGCCCATGCTGTCCTGATGGCGCAAGGCCCCGACCAGGGGGATGGAAATGATCTCCATGTTCTGATGGGGGTGGGCATCGAACCCCACGCCCGGTTGTACGATGTCGTCGTTGATGACCCGTAACAGGCCGAAGCCCATCCGCTCCGGGTCGTGGTAATTGGCAAAACTGAAGGTATGTCTGCTGAGCAACCAGCCGTGGTCGGCCAGACCGCGCGAAGCGGCTTTATGTAATATCTGAGTCATGATCTTTTCCTCTGCTCCGGGAGCTACCGCTGCCGCCCTGCGGTGAACAGGGTTCGGCACGCACCGGGCACCCGCAAAAAATTATTTATTTCGACATCGAAAGATCTAGTCAAAAGCTTACTCTCCGCGACCGAGTTTCTTCAACAAGCTGGCCAGTTCCGACTGTTCTTTATCCGACAACACCGCAAACTGACGCTCCACGGCTTCGGCATGCCGGGGAAACACCCTGGCGATCAGCTCCTCCCCCGCAGCGGTCAGGCTGACCGTGACCAGGCGCCGGTCATGGGGGGAACGATCGCGCTTGACCAGGGCCTTTTTTTCCAGACCATCGACCACCGTGGTGAGGTTGGCATTGCTCTTGAGAATCCTCTGACAAAGCTCCCCCTGGGACAACGGGCCGAGGTGGAACAGGGCCTCCAACACGGCAAACTGGCTGTGGGTCAGATTGTCCTCCTGCAGATGGCGATGGATCTCCCGGGTCGCCCGGTTGGTGGCCCGCATCAATTTCACGTAAACATTCAGAGCACTGCGTTGCGCTTCGGTGAGGAACTGGTATTTCATCCGGCCTCCATTTATTTCGACATCGAAATATTGACTTTAAAATATCACCGATTAGGTAATATTTCAAGCCATGCCTGAATTATTTTCTCCAGAGCTGAATATCAACGCGGCTCCGGCCCACTTTGCACAAAGCGGCCCAGGTCGGGATAGTCATGATAGACCCGCGCCGCCACCTCCGGCAGATCCTTGAGGAGCCGAAAATCGGCGAAATCGAACCCTGGCGCCACCGTGCAGCCGACCAGGCTGTAATCCCCTGCCGATTCGGCGGCCTGCCAGTTGCCGGCGCTGATCAGCTGCTTGTAATGGCCGCCCTCGGGATCGAGCCGATAGTCATGCAACCGGGAAAAATCGCCGGCCAGTTGGAGCAGGCGCAAGGGTGCACCTTCATAAAAATTCCACAGTTCATCATGCATGACCCGGTGCCAAAGGCTGACCTGACCTGCGATGAGGAGAAAATAGATATCGGTGAATGCCGAGCGGACCGCGTTGACCCCGCTGGAATGGACCTGGTGTTGCGAACGATAGACCTCTTTGAAAAAGCCCCCTTCCGGGTGCGGCTGGAGATCGAGTTTGGCGATAAGTTGGGCAGCACGTGGATGCATGGGCGAAAGCTCCTTCCCTTTCTGAGCGCTGGCAAGCTAAGATGCCCCATGGCGTCAGGAGTTTTTCAGTGAGCATAACAGACCCGCAGTTGATCTGCACCCACCCTTTCAGCTGGTTTGAAATCCACCGGCACGGCGATGTCTTCCTTTGTTGTCCGGCCTGGCTGAAACGCCCCATCGGCAACCTGTTGCAAACGCCCGTGGCCGACATCTGGAACAGCCCGGTGGCACAGGAGATCCGCAAAACCATCCATAACCGCAGCTTTCACAACTGCAGCAAGGTCCGCTGCCCGTTCCTGGCAGACTCCTTAAGTCCGGTCCAGCCCCTTGTCGCGGTCACCGAGCAAAGGATCAAACGCGCACTGGAAACGCGGGCCGCACACCTCGATTTTCCGCCGACCCGGCTCAATCTCTGTTTCGATCACAGCTGCAACCTGGCCTGCCCGAGCTGCCGCCCCGCCAGACAGGTCGCCACCGGGAGCGCCCGCGACAAAGCGCGGCGGATCAGTGAAATCATTTGCGCCGAGCTGCTTCCCCGGGCCGAGGAAGTGACCATGAGCGGTTATGGCGACCCCTTTGCCAGCCCGGCCTACCTGGCGATCCTCCGCCAGCTCAATGCCAGCAGCGGGGAGATCCCCCAGCTCCGCCTGCACAGCAACGGCCAGCTTTGGACCCGCCAGCGCTGGGAGCAGCTGCCCCGTTTGCATGATCGGGTCAAGGAAGCGGAGATCTCCGTCGACGCCGCCAGCGCTGCGACCTATGCCGTCAACCGGCCGGGCGGTTCCTTTGAGATTTTGCTCAACAACCTCGCCTACCTGGCCGAGCAGCCCTTCCCCCTGACCTTGAGCATGGTGCTGCAGCAGAACAATTTCCAGGAGATCCCCCTGCTGATCGAACTGGCCACCCGCCTCAAAGCCCGCGTCTACCTGAGCCGCCTGGTCAACTGGGGGACCTTTGCCAAAGCAGAGTTCACCCGTCGGGCCGTTCACCTGCCGACCCATCCCGAACATCAGCAACTCGTCACCCTGCTGCGGGAGTACCGGCACCGGCCGCAAATCAATCTTGGCAACCTGCTCCCGCTGCTCTAACCATCCACCCTATTCCGGCCGGCCCCTTGAATCGCCACCGCCCGGGCATGGTATGATGACAGTCTCCGCTCCAGCGCCACGAACAATCACTTGCCACAAGGCAACAGGAGGCTATGTCATGAGGTTCAGAACCGCATGCTCCCTGCTCGGCTGCCTGTTGGGTGCCGCGCTCATTATCAGCCTGCTCGGCGGGTTCAGTGCCAGCCCCGGCCCGGAACCTGGCCTGATCCACACGGAAAAACATGATCTGCGCAGCGTGCCCCTGGCCCGCGGCCTGGAACATCCCTGGGGCATGGCCTTTCTGCCGGAAGGCGGCATCCTGATCAGCGAACGCCCCGGCCGCTTGCGCATCTTCCAAAACAATCAGCTGTCCCAGCCCATTGCGGGCCTGCCGGAAATCGCCCGCCAGGGGCAAGGCGGGCTCCTTGATGTCGCCCTGCATCCTCAGTTCAGCAGCAATCGGCTGGTCTATTTTTCCTTTGCCGAACCCGGTTCCGGCGGGTTCGGTACAGCGGTCGGCCGCGCCCGGCTGGACGGCCAGCAACTGAACGATCTTGAAATTATTTTCCGCATGGAACCCAAATCAACAACCGGCCGCCATTTCGGCTCGCGGCTGGTCTTTGACCAGCAGGGTTATCTCTATATCACCCTTGGCGATCGCGGTGACCAACAGCGGGCTCAGCAACCGGACGACCATGCCGGTTCGGTCATCCGCCTGCACGCGGACGGACGAATCCCGGCGGACAATCCTTTTGTCGACCGGCCGGGCTGGAAAGGGGAAAAGTACGACCTGGGCCATCGCAACATGCAGGGCGCGGCCCTCCATCCGCAAACCGGCGAGCTGTGGACCCATGAGCATGGCCCGCAGGGTGGGGATGAAATCAACATCATCCGACCCGGCAGCAACTACGGCTGGCCGGTGATCACCTATGGCGTCAATTACGGGATCGGCACCAAAATCGGCGAAGGCACCCACAAACCCGGGCTGGTCCAGCCGATCCACTACTGGGTGCCGTCCATTGCCCCGTCCGGAATGACTTTTTATCAAGGCGACAAATTCCCCCACTGGCAGGGCAATCTGCTGGTCGGCGCGCTCAAGGATCAGCTGCTGGTCCGGCTGGAGCTGGACGGGGACAAGGTGGTTGCCGAAGAACGGTTCCTGCAGAATAAGCTGGGGCGGATTCGCGATGTCAGGGAAGGTCCGGACGGCTACATCTACCTGCTGACCGATGAAGCAGACGGCGGCCTCTACCGGCTCGAACCCGCGTCCTGAGTAACAGGTGGACAGTGCGGCCTCAAGACCTCTTCAGGGAATGAAAAGCGGCCAGGGCTTTTTCGCGGGAGGTTTGCAGATTGACCACCGGTTGCGGATAATCCCGCCCAAGGCGGACTCCGGCTTCGGCCAGCACCTCGGTCGAGGCTTCCCAGGGGGCGTGCAGATAACGATCCGGCAACCGCCTGAGTTCGGGGATATAGCGCCTGACGTAGCGACCGTCGGGATCGAACTTTTTACCCTGGGTGACCGGGTTGAAGATGCGGAAATAAGGCACGGCATCCGCCCCGCTGCCCGCCACCCATTGCCAGCCGAAACTGTTGCTGGCCAGATCCGCATCGACCAAGCAGTCCCAGAACCATTCCTGCCCCATCCGCCAGTCGACCAGCTGGTTCTTCACCAAAAACGAGGCGGTGATCATCCGCGCCCGGTTATGCATGGTGCCGGTCTCCCACAACTCACGCATGCCGGCATCAACCAGGGGATAACCGGTCTCCCCCCATTTCCAGGCATCAAAGGCCATCGCATCCCGCTGCCAGGGAAAATCTTCGAACTTTGCGTTGAAACAGTGCTCGGGCAGCTGCGGAAAATAATAGAGCAGGTAATGGGAAAATTCGCGCCAGGCGAGTTCACTGAGGAAATGATCCAGATCCGCCTCGCAACCCGCCTCAAGACCGGCCCGCAAGGCTCCCTGCCAGACCTGGCGCGGGGAGATTTCGCCAAAATGCAGGTGCGGCGATAACCGCGAGACATGGTCATCCGCCAGATAGTCCCGCCCTTCCTTATAGCCCTGCAAACGATCGCGAAGAAAATCCTCCAAAGCCAGCCCGGCTTGCTGCTCGCCAACCGCCCAGCGCGCCGCCAGTTTATCATGCCAGGGCCGGACCGGCAGCGGCTCCAGGCGGGGACACAGCAACGCATCCAGGTTGCCACTGATAAATTCGGCCTGCGCCGGAGGAGGCAGCGGCTTGGGCGGGGGGACGGACAGACAGCCTTTGCGAAAATAAGGGGTGAACACCTGGTACGGGGTGCCGTCTTTTTTCAGGATCTCCCAGGGTTCCCAGAGTAACGAGGCGTTATAACTGTGAACCTTGATCCCCTGCTCGGTCAGTCGCTGTTTGAGCTTCTTGTCGCGGGAAATCCGCCAAGGTTCGTAACAGCGATTCCAGAACACCTCTCCAGCTCCACTCTGCCTGACCAACTCGGGCAGCAGCTGATCCGCAGCTCCAACAAAGCAGCTCAGTGTGCCCCCCAAGCTGTCGTTCAGCCGCGCCAAAGCCTGCTCCAACCACCAACGGCTGGCAGCCCCCATCCGCCACTTGCCGGCATTCTCGTCATCCAGAATATAAACCGGCAGCACAGCCCCAGCCCGCACCGCCGCCGTCAGGCCAGGGTTATCGGCCAGCCGCAGATCCTGTCTGAACCAGAAGATCACCGGAGCTTTGGGCATCACTTCTTTCCAGGCGGTAAGAGGTTAATTGAGAGTCGTGCTCTGTAATGGCAGCAGGTTAGTGGTGCATGTAAGCGCTGCAAACATGCTTTAATAATAACACTTTCAGATGAGACCTATGCATGCTGCGGTTATTTTTGAACACTATAAATCCGACATAGATGTGTCCAGTGATGCGCGGGGTCACTCTGCCCTATTTATAGAGAAAACAAGAAATGACTTAAACGGGCATCATCTTTTGTGTTTGTTGGGAATCTCATTTTTCTGTCACTATGCTGCTCTTGACAAAAATTAGTTTTTGTACTATTCCATACAATATATTGCACTTATCAATACAAGGATTTGTATTTAATGGCACAAAATGGATACAGACTTGACAAAAATGAACTCCTTGACAATTTAAAAGCGTGGAATCGTTTTCTGCGTCAAAAAGTTCACTTAATCGCTTGTGGCGGCACGGCCATGACCTTACTGGGCGTCAAAGCATCGACAAAAGATGTCGACTTCATGGTCCCCGAAATCAAAGAATACAACTACTTGACAAAACAATTACCTGCAATGGGGTACACGGAAACCAGCGGACATGGCTGGCAGCGAAAAGGTGAAGTCTTTCATTTTGACATATTCCGTGGAAACAACATCCACACAACCGGATTACTGGAATCACCCCTGAAATCCGGCCGGAACAAACTTCTGCATGAATTCTCACACCTTTATATCGGCATCCTCAATGACTATGACCTCATCTCCAGCAAACTAATGCGTGGAACCAGAGTTGATTTTGATGACTGCATAATGTTGGCAAAATCCCATGAAGCAGAATTAGATCTGGAACGGCTTAGGAGACACTTCTGCGAAATGATCAGCTATGATGTCGCAGAGGAACGCTTAAGGCCAAACATAGACGACTTCCTAGAACGACTACGGGAGGATGAACCACATGACTGACGATAAATTTTTCAAAAGTCTATCCAGGCTCGGATTCCCAATGTTCGAACCGAATGAAGAACTTGAGGTCAATGAAACCTTGGCTGAAGCAGTCAAAAGCAACGATACCCGGATATGGGAGGGATTTCCTGTCCTCTTGGCCAATGCAGGAGAAAGCTATCAATTTGCCTCGGACCAAGTTGAACAACGCCTTCCTAACAAGGAACTTAAACAACGGTACCACCAGCTGATATTGTTATCGGCAGCCGTCTACACCCATTATCACTTGTCTTTTTCATGGCTGAACAAGTTAAAAAAGTCGTTTTCCGACCAAGACAAAACCCTCGTCAAATCCTTGCGGAAAGGTTTAGCCCACCGCCAGACAAATAGCTGGCCCGCTGACGTCGACCCTGAACGAGTCAGAGGCCTGTTCGAACTGTATTATGAGCAAAAAATCGAGAAAGATCGCAGGCGAAAAGACCGCTACGAAGAATTTTCTTTGGAATATGCTTTATCGCAGCTTTTCTCACCAAAACAAAAAGAACTGTTTAAAAAGAAATTGGAAGGAGATGCCCTAACCAAAACCGAACAGGAATACTACTCACGAACGGTCAAGAAGAAAGTGGTTGCACTTGCCAACTCGGAGTTGCATAGCTTAGCCAGAAAATTACTTGAGCAGTAAACAGTAGCTTGTCACCTCTAAACAAACGAAAACACCCACACCCACTGTATTCTCGTCATCAAGAAAAGAACGACAGCACGGTCTCAGCCGCCGTCAAGCCGGGGTTATCGGCCAGCCGCAGATCCTGTCTGAACCAGAAGATCACCGGGGCTTTAGGCATGACTTCTTTCCGGGTGGTAAGAGGTTAATTGAGAGTCGTGCTCTGCAACGGTGGCAGGTCAGTAGCGCATGTGAGCGCTGCAAACATGCTGTAATAATAACACTTTCAGATAAGGCCTATGCATGCTGCGGTTATTTTTGAACACGATAGACAAGGCCAAAGAAACGTGGGTGCAGTTAGACTTCAACCGGTAACAAATTCTGATTGGATCCTGGCAGGTCCGTTGTGCTGAACCTGCCAGGAATGTATTTGCCCATCAAACTGATGGGATCGCTCTATCAGCCGTGCCCGTCGTCATAAACGGAGTCGCCTTCGCCCTCATCTTCAGCGGTACTCCCCGGCTTATCTTCCTGCGATGCTGAGTTTTTTCTCTGTGGTTCCTTTTTTTTCAACGTCGCGGTGGCCGCAGGGTCAGCTGGAGTGAGAGACTCCTCTCCAGGCTGCCCCTTGGCCCGACACGTAACCGTATTTGCCAGCAGAATAAAAATGAGAACGCAGCACAGTTTTCTGATCATTTTAGCTAAACCCGGATCAATTTCACCTTGGTGTCGTAAAAACTGGCGCTGCCACCAATGGGATCACTCATACAGACATTCTGCAAAACCGGGTCAACCATGCAGGCTGCGTTCGCGCATAAACCTGCCTGACGCCTCTTGTCCCCAGAGGTCATCTTACCGTCAACATCGACATCGGCCGCACCATAGGCCCAGTGACC
This genomic window from Pelobacter seleniigenes DSM 18267 contains:
- a CDS encoding hydrolase, which gives rise to MANILAHTDGGLLTADNCAVVFIDHQPQMTFGVANIDRQLLLNNVVMLAKGAKEYKVPVILTAVETESFSGYVWPELMDVFPGQQPVERSSMNSWDDEKFRAAVKATGKKNIVIAGLWTEVCVAWPTLNMLAEGYNVYIVEDACGATSAIAHDAAMRRTVQAGAVPMTSVATVLEFQRDWANKEHYDAVLNIFRKHGGAYGDGIDYAYTMVHKAPQAAKNPHHVK
- a CDS encoding NADPH-dependent FMN reductase, with protein sequence MKSLKILGICGSLRRQSTNMGLLRYAQQHAPAGVEIKIAELAEVPFYNADYQEKPQAVQTLLADFEQADALLFACPEYNYSLAPALKNALDWASREPDNHLLSGKPAAIMGSGGGMKSGRAQYHLRQVCVFLNLHPLNRPEIFCSAFGNSFDPDGNLIDEKAQELIVQQLAALQDWTQRLRP
- a CDS encoding pirin family protein, with protein sequence MTQILHKAASRGLADHGWLLSRHTFSFANYHDPERMGFGLLRVINDDIVQPGVGFDAHPHQNMEIISIPLVGALRHQDSMGNKHVIMAGDVQVMSAGAGLVHSEYNASSSEEVNFLQIWIKPKEQDIPPRYGQQRFERSERRNRFQTLVSPEKEAAAIWINQDAWLSMASLEAGASLHYSPHQQGTGQYFFVISGQLTIAGQALEPRDGFGLVADGDVPIHAAGAAEVLCIEVAMK
- a CDS encoding MarR family winged helix-turn-helix transcriptional regulator, producing the protein MKYQFLTEAQRSALNVYVKLMRATNRATREIHRHLQEDNLTHSQFAVLEALFHLGPLSQGELCQRILKSNANLTTVVDGLEKKALVKRDRSPHDRRLVTVSLTAAGEELIARVFPRHAEAVERQFAVLSDKEQSELASLLKKLGRGE
- a CDS encoding cupin domain-containing protein yields the protein MHPRAAQLIAKLDLQPHPEGGFFKEVYRSQHQVHSSGVNAVRSAFTDIYFLLIAGQVSLWHRVMHDELWNFYEGAPLRLLQLAGDFSRLHDYRLDPEGGHYKQLISAGNWQAAESAGDYSLVGCTVAPGFDFADFRLLKDLPEVAARVYHDYPDLGRFVQSGPEPR
- a CDS encoding SPASM domain-containing protein, which produces MSITDPQLICTHPFSWFEIHRHGDVFLCCPAWLKRPIGNLLQTPVADIWNSPVAQEIRKTIHNRSFHNCSKVRCPFLADSLSPVQPLVAVTEQRIKRALETRAAHLDFPPTRLNLCFDHSCNLACPSCRPARQVATGSARDKARRISEIICAELLPRAEEVTMSGYGDPFASPAYLAILRQLNASSGEIPQLRLHSNGQLWTRQRWEQLPRLHDRVKEAEISVDAASAATYAVNRPGGSFEILLNNLAYLAEQPFPLTLSMVLQQNNFQEIPLLIELATRLKARVYLSRLVNWGTFAKAEFTRRAVHLPTHPEHQQLVTLLREYRHRPQINLGNLLPLL
- a CDS encoding PQQ-dependent sugar dehydrogenase translates to MRFRTACSLLGCLLGAALIISLLGGFSASPGPEPGLIHTEKHDLRSVPLARGLEHPWGMAFLPEGGILISERPGRLRIFQNNQLSQPIAGLPEIARQGQGGLLDVALHPQFSSNRLVYFSFAEPGSGGFGTAVGRARLDGQQLNDLEIIFRMEPKSTTGRHFGSRLVFDQQGYLYITLGDRGDQQRAQQPDDHAGSVIRLHADGRIPADNPFVDRPGWKGEKYDLGHRNMQGAALHPQTGELWTHEHGPQGGDEINIIRPGSNYGWPVITYGVNYGIGTKIGEGTHKPGLVQPIHYWVPSIAPSGMTFYQGDKFPHWQGNLLVGALKDQLLVRLELDGDKVVAEERFLQNKLGRIRDVREGPDGYIYLLTDEADGGLYRLEPAS
- a CDS encoding cryptochrome/photolyase family protein — its product is MPKAPVIFWFRQDLRLADNPGLTAAVRAGAVLPVYILDDENAGKWRMGAASRWWLEQALARLNDSLGGTLSCFVGAADQLLPELVRQSGAGEVFWNRCYEPWRISRDKKLKQRLTEQGIKVHSYNASLLWEPWEILKKDGTPYQVFTPYFRKGCLSVPPPKPLPPPAQAEFISGNLDALLCPRLEPLPVRPWHDKLAARWAVGEQQAGLALEDFLRDRLQGYKEGRDYLADDHVSRLSPHLHFGEISPRQVWQGALRAGLEAGCEADLDHFLSELAWREFSHYLLYYFPQLPEHCFNAKFEDFPWQRDAMAFDAWKWGETGYPLVDAGMRELWETGTMHNRARMITASFLVKNQLVDWRMGQEWFWDCLVDADLASNSFGWQWVAGSGADAVPYFRIFNPVTQGKKFDPDGRYVRRYIPELRRLPDRYLHAPWEASTEVLAEAGVRLGRDYPQPVVNLQTSREKALAAFHSLKRS
- a CDS encoding deoxyribodipyrimidine photo-lyase — protein: MPKAPVIFWFRQDLRLADNPGLTAAETVLSFFS